A window of the Brassica napus cultivar Da-Ae chromosome C5, Da-Ae, whole genome shotgun sequence genome harbors these coding sequences:
- the BNAC05G44360D gene encoding uncharacterized protein BNAC05G44360D isoform X2, protein MADPSYNTKKYTPPGLRNPSGVNKKIGGSQQSKDGERSQPQMEKASQKIITLKDSATSEAYQLLSERWAAAMHQYNDPTVDLSERPVMYYGGSVWGKLPHQILASANNTLPPKITPADYRAEVRRGLLTPRSSSN, encoded by the exons ATGGCGGATCCGAGCTACAACACGAAGAAGTACACTCCCCCTGGTCTAAG GAATCCGTCTGGTGTCAACAAGAAGATAGGAG GTAGCCAGCAGAGCAAAGATGGTGAGAGAAGTCAGCCTCAGATGGAGAAAGCTTCCCAAAAGATTATCACTCTAAAGGACAGCGCTACGAGTGAAGCTTATCAGCTTTTAAGCGAAC GCTGGGCAGCTGCAATGCACCAATACAACGACCCAACCGTGGATTTATCTG AACGACCAGTCATGTACTATGGAGGGAGTGTTTGGGGTAAACTGCCTCACCAG ATCCTGGCTTCGGCGAACAATACACTGCCTCCAAAGATAACGCCAGCGGATTACAGAGCTGAAGTGCGCCGAGGATTGCTGACTCCAAGAAGTTCTAGCAACTGA
- the BNAC05G44360D gene encoding uncharacterized protein BNAC05G44360D isoform X1: MADPSYNTKKYTPPGLRNPSGVNKKIGDRAGSQQSKDGERSQPQMEKASQKIITLKDSATSEAYQLLSERWAAAMHQYNDPTVDLSERPVMYYGGSVWGKLPHQILASANNTLPPKITPADYRAEVRRGLLTPRSSSN, from the exons ATGGCGGATCCGAGCTACAACACGAAGAAGTACACTCCCCCTGGTCTAAG GAATCCGTCTGGTGTCAACAAGAAGATAGGAG ATCGTGCAGGTAGCCAGCAGAGCAAAGATGGTGAGAGAAGTCAGCCTCAGATGGAGAAAGCTTCCCAAAAGATTATCACTCTAAAGGACAGCGCTACGAGTGAAGCTTATCAGCTTTTAAGCGAAC GCTGGGCAGCTGCAATGCACCAATACAACGACCCAACCGTGGATTTATCTG AACGACCAGTCATGTACTATGGAGGGAGTGTTTGGGGTAAACTGCCTCACCAG ATCCTGGCTTCGGCGAACAATACACTGCCTCCAAAGATAACGCCAGCGGATTACAGAGCTGAAGTGCGCCGAGGATTGCTGACTCCAAGAAGTTCTAGCAACTGA
- the LOC106400699 gene encoding cytochrome b561 and DOMON domain-containing protein At3g07570-like, with protein sequence MRLNFFVSFVFFGLISLQLPPLSTQQATESCSSTLPLNDLTFDSTLLQCVEAWTPQNYILRYAKTVDNTWSFILSAPDSSAYIGIGFSTNGQMTGASAVVGWIPTDGRGQAKQYLLGGKSPGEVKPDQGDLNIVNGSLKIESVSSRLYMSFQLTAELPRQILLYAMGPAGFIPASPGFSLREHRDMTTTTINYNTGSQSVVKGSPHSKLRKTHGLMNMFGWGILIIIGALVARHMKQWQPTWFYAHIALQTTGFLLGLTGIICGLVLENRTDANNVSKHKGLGITIFVMGILQVLALLARPDKDSKYRKYWNWYHHNVGRVMIILAISNIFYGIHLADAGSSWNGGYGFVVAVLASAAIGLEVIKFRNK encoded by the exons ATGAGGCTTAATTTCTTTGTCTCCTTCGTCTTCTTCGGCTTAATCTCTCTTCAACTTCCACCTCTGTCCACTCAGCAAGCTACGGAATCATGCAGCTCAACTCTACCTCTCAACGACCTCACCTTTGACTCAACCCTCCTTCAATGCGTCGAAGCTTGGACTCCCCAAAACTACATCCTCCGA TATGCTAAAACGGTGGACAACACATGGAGCTTCATCTTATCGGCTCCAGACTCCAGCGCCTACATAGGGATCGGATTCTCCACCAACGGTCAGATGACCGGAGCCAGCGCGGTCGTCGGGTGGATACCAACCGACGGCCGAGGTCAGGCGAAACAGTACTTGCTCGGAGGGAAGTCTCCAGGCGAGGTGAAGCCTGACCAAGGCGATCTGAATATCGTCAACGGCTCGTTGAAGATCGAGTCAGTGTCGTCGCGTCTCTACATGAGCTTTCAGCTGACGGCGGAGCTGCCGCGGCAGATCCTTCTTTACGCCATGGGACCTGCCGGATTCATTCCAGCTTCGCCGGGTTTTAGTTTGAGGGAGCATCGTGACATGACCACCACGACTATCAATTATAATACAG GTTCGCAAAGTGTGGTTAAGGGTTCACCACATTCTAAGCTAAGGAAGACACATGGGCTTATGAACATGTTCGGCTGGGGAATATTAATCATCATCGGCGCCTTAGTGGCTCGACACATGAAGCAATGGCAACCCACTTGGTTCTATGCCCATATAGCTCTCCAAACCACTGGTTTTCTCCTAGGTTTAACTGGTATCATTTGCGGTTTGGTTCTTGAAAACCGGACCGATGCCAACAATGTCTCCAAGCACAAAGGCCTTGGGATAACAATCTTTGTCATGGGCATTCTCCAG GTTCTAGCGTTGCTGGCTCGACCGGACAAAGACTCGAAATACAGAAAATACTGGAATTGGTATCATCATAACGTAGGAAGAGTTATGATAATACTTGCTATCTCCAACATCTTCTATGGTATTCATTTGGCTGATGCTGGCTCTTCATGGAACGGCGGTTATGGTTTTGTGGTTGCTGTCTTGGCTTCGGCTGCTATTGGATTAGAAGTTATAAAGTTTAGGAACAAGTGA
- the LOC106402057 gene encoding uncharacterized protein LOC106402057, translated as MAASANPSGNNQEGSSAAAQKVSSSSAAAANGAAVNSVDNGLNSAVDNSQTISALRHNPGISVDWTHEEQSLLEDLLAKYASEPTIVRYAKIAMKMKDKTVRDVALRCRWMTKKENGKRRKEDHSSRKSKDKKEKTTDTSAKSSSHLNVHPNGPSYAPPMMPLDTDDGISYKAIGGVSGDLLEQNAQMFNQVSSNFSAFQIHDNVNILCKARDNILAILNDLNDMPEVMKQMPALPVKLNEELANSILPRPPPPHQRKP; from the exons ATGGCGGCGAGCGCGAATCCTTCGGGAAACAATCAGGAAGGTTCGTCGGCGGCGGCGCAGAAGGTATCGTCTTCATCCGCGGCGGCGGCGAACGGAGCTGCTGTGAATTCGGTGGATAATGGTTTAAATTCAGCGGTGGATAATTCGCAGACGATAAGCGCGTTGAGGCATAATCCAGGGATCTCTGTAGATTGGACTCACGAGGAGCAATCGTTATTGGAAGATTTGCTCGCAAA GTACGCGTCGGAGCCTACGATAGTTAGGTATGCGAAGATTGCTATGAAGATGAAGGATAAGACGGTTAGAGATGTTGCTCTCCGTTGTAGATGGATGACT AAGAAGGAGAACGGTAAGCGTAGGAAAGAAGACCATTCCTCAAGGAAGAGCAAAGATAAGAAA GAAAAAACTACGGATACTTCAGCCAAGTCCTCGTCTCATTTGAATGTGCATCCGAATGGTCCTTCATATGCTCCTCCTATGATGCCTTTAGATACTGATGATGGCATTTCATATAAAG CTATTGGTGGTGTGAGTGGAGATCTTCTTGAACAAAATGCTCAGATGTTCAACCAAGTTTCATCAAATTTCTCAGCTTTTCAG ATACATGATAATGTCAACATCTTGTGTAAAGCTCGAGACAACATCCTTGCAATACTGAACGA CTTGAATGACATGCCAGAGGTTATGAAGCAGATGCCTGCTCTTCCTGTGAAGCTGAACGAAGAGCTGGCGAATTCAATCCTCCCTCGCCCTCCACCTCCCCATCAAAGGAAACCGTGA
- the LOC106400700 gene encoding peroxisomal membrane protein 13-like translates to MASSQPSGGRPPKPWEQEGNNNASGPKPFRPPSNTSTADSVEASGTANPGELVSSVNRTNTAPTMNGLSRPVPTRPWEQQTYGNIYGSNLGMNAGYGSSYGGGMYGGSGMYNRGGYGGGGGGLYGSSGMYGGGGGMYNSSFGGGYGMGMGTGMGMGMGMGMGMGMSPYGGQDPNDPFNQPPSPPGFWISFLRVMQGAVNFFGRVAMLIDQNTQAFHMFMSALLQLFDRGGMLYGELARFVLRMLGVRTKPRKMQQQPQGPNGLSLPHQPHGNQNYLEVPKAAAAPGGGGWDNVWGN, encoded by the exons ATGGCTTCGTCTCAACCATCAG GTGGAAGACCTCCTAAGCCTTGGGAACAAGAAGGGAACAACAACGCATCTGGTCCTAAGCCTTTTAGGCCTCCTTCGAATACGAGCACTGCTGATTCAGTTGAGGCTTCGGGCACTGCGAACCCCGGTGAGCTAGTTTCTTCCGTGAATAGGACTAACACAGCTCCTACTATGAATGGACTGAGTAGACCTGTTCCAACTAGGCCTTGGGAGCAGCAGACCTATGGAAACATTTATGGTTCAAACCTGGGTATGAACGCTGGGTATGGTTCGTCATATGGGGGAGGAATGTATGGTGGTAGTGGGATGTATAATAGAGGAGgttatggtggtggtggtggtggtctcTATGGAAGTTCAGGTatgtatggtggtggtggtgggatGTATAACAGTAGTTTTGGTGGTGGTTATGGTATGGGTATGGGGACAGGAATGGGCATGGGCATGGGCATGGGCATGGGCATGGGAATGAGTCCTTATGGTGGTCAAGATCCAAATGACCCTTTTAATCAACCTCCTTCTCCACCTGGCTTCTGGATATCATTTCTCCGTGTG ATGCAAGGTGCTGTGAATTTCTTTGGCCGTGTAGCGATGCTGATTGACCAAAACACACAGGCCTTTCATATGTTCATGTCTGCTCTTCTTCAG CTATTTGATCGTGGCGGTATGTTATATGGAGAATTAGCGAGATTTGTGCTGCGTATGCTTGGGGTGAGAACAAAGCCTAGAAAGATGCAGCAGCAGCCACAAGGGCCTAATGGACTCTCTCTACCCCACCAGCCACATGGAAACCAGAACTACCTCGAAGTTCCTAAAGCCGCCGCTGCACCAGGTGGTGGTGGTTGGGACAATGTATGGGGTAACTAA
- the LOC106401407 gene encoding F-box/LRR-repeat protein 12-like, with protein sequence MENVSMSTSIINLPDDCLSFIYQRLDNLEDHDSFGLTCHRFLNIQNINRRSLQFQCSLSLLIPSCLSQTTPAVNSDHLHRLLTRFQWLEHLSLSGCTVLNDSSLASLRYPGARLHSLHLDCCYGVSDDGISTVASFCPNLRVVSLYRCSISDIGLETLARACLCLRCVNLSCCPLVSDFGVKALTQACLQIESVKISNCKSITGVGFINSSPSLGYVDAESCQLDPKGIAGIVSGGGVEFLNISGAVSYIGKDGLVPIGSGVASKLRVLNLRMCRTVGDESIKAIARGCPLLQEWNLALCHEVRVEGWEAVGKWCCSLKKLLVNRCRNLCDQGLLGIRRGCKSLQMLYMNGNARLTATAIEMFKLHRGDVTLRSEEVMVIGPDWRLYTRG encoded by the coding sequence ATGGAGAATGTGTCCATGTCCACCTCCATTATCAACCTCCCTGATGATTGCCTCTCCTTTATCTACCAACGGCTTGATAACCTCGAAGACCACGATTCATTCGGTTTGACTTGTCATCGCTTTCTCAACATCCAAAACATAAACCGCCGCTCTCTCCAGTTCCAGTGCTCATTATCTCTCCTCATCCCTTCGTGTCTCTCTCAGACAACTCCCGCTGTGAACTCGGATCATCTCCATAGGCTTCTCACTCGGTTTCAGTGGCTGGAGCATCTCTCACTCTCTGGCTGCACGGTGCTGAACGATTCGAGTCTAGCCTCTCTCAGGTATCCTGGCGCGAGACTGCATAGTCTCCACTTGGACTGTTGCTATGGGGTTTCTGATGATGGGATCTCCACAGTCGCTAGCTTTTGTCCTAATCTGAGAGTGGTTAGTCTCTACCGTTGCAGTATCAGCGACATTGGGTTAGAAACACTGGCAAGAGCTTGCTTGTGTTTAAGATGCGTGAATCTCTCGTGTTGCCCTCTGGTGTCTGACTTTGGAGTTAAAGCATTGACACAAGCGTGCTTGCAGATCGAGTCGGTGAAGATCTCAAACTGCAAGAGCATAACCGGTGTTGGCTTTATTAACTCTTCTCCATCTCTAGGCTACGTGGATGCTGAGTCTTGCCAGCTTGATCCGAAAGGTATAGCAGGGATCGTTAGCGGAGGCGGGGTTGAGTTTCTAAACATCTCAGGTGCAGTTTCCTACATCGGGAAAGACGGTTTGGTTCCCATTGGCTCTGGCGTTGCGTCGAAACTTAGAGTCTTGAACCTAAGGATGTGCAGAACGGTTGGTGATGAGTCCATAAAAGCTATAGCGAGAGGCTGCCCGTTGCTGCAAGAGTGGAACTTGGCTTTGTGTCATGAAGTCAGGGTTGAGGGGTGGGAAGCCGTGGGGAAGTGGTGTTGTAGCTTGAAGAAACTCCTTGTGAACCGTTGTAGGAACTTGTGTGATCAAGGGCTGCTTGGGATCAGAAGAGGTTGCAAGAGTCTTCAGATGCTGTATATGAACGGGAATGCGAGGCTGACGGCTACGGCGATTGAGATGTTTAAGTTGCACAGAGGAGATGTCACGCTCAGGAGTGAAGAAGTTATGGTTATAGGACCAGATTGGAGACTGTATACACGAGGATGA